A section of the Ogataea parapolymorpha DL-1 chromosome II, whole genome shotgun sequence genome encodes:
- a CDS encoding Nucleoporin GLE2, which produces MSFGTRSLGAFGTSSLGGSSGTGTVTSAGTLQDLQNDIVVPNGPEDSISDLAFSPVAEFLAVSSWDRKNRIYEINTGTGQVEGRALYEHEGPVLSTRFSLDGARVISGGADKQVRLFDLASQQQQTIGLHNDTVRVVRYVECGPTNTQCVVSGSWDKTIKYWDMRQQNPICTLNMPERVYAMDSSQKLLVVGTAERHIVTIDLNNPDKIFRQSMSPLKYQTRTIACYPKGDGFAVGSIEGRCGIQYVDELQQKEFGFSFKCQREQKTASKEVNIYSLNSIAFHPVHGTFATAGSDGTFNFWDKDARHRLKGYPPLGATIPVVGFNRTGTIFAYALSYDWSKGHEFNRPDYPNVVRLHPCKEEEVKQRPKRK; this is translated from the coding sequence ATGTCTTTTGGAACTCGGTCACTAGGAGCGTTTGGCACGAGCTCCCTAGGCGGGTCTTCGGGGACCGGGACTGTGACGTCTGCTGGAACTCTCCAGGACCTGCAAAATGACATCGTGGTCCCCAATGGGCCGGAGGACTCGATTTCGGATCTTGCGTTTTCGCCTGTCGCTGAGTTTCTGGCCGTGTCGTCGTGGGACCGTAAAAACAGAATCTACGAGATCAACACGGGGACAGGACAGGTAGAGGGGCGCGCGCTGTACGAGCACGAGGGCCCCGTTTTGAGCACGCGGTTTTCTCTGGACGGTGCGAGGGTGATCAGTGGAGGAGCTGACAAGCAGGTGCGGCTGTTTGATCTCGCgtctcagcagcagcagacaATAGGACTACACAACGATACGGTTAGGGTGGTGCGGTATGTGGAGTGCGGGCCTACTAACACACAGTGTGTTGTGAGTGGCTCGTGGGACAAGACCATCAAGTACTGGGACATGAGGCAGCAGAACCCGATTTGCACGCTCAACATGCCTGAGCGCGTGTACGCGATGGACTCGTCGCAGAAGTTGCTTGTTGTTGGCACTGCTGAGCGTCACATTGTTACAATTGACTTGAACAATCCGGACAAGATCTTCAGACAGAGCATGTCACCGCTCAAGTACCAGACGAGAACGATCGCGTGCTATCCGAAGGGTGATGGGTTTGCGGTGGGGTCGATTGAGGGCCGTTGCGGTATCCAGtacgtggacgagctgcagCAGAAGGAGTTTGGGTTCTCGTTCAAATGTCAGAGAGAACAGAAGACGGCGTCGAAGGAGGTGAACATATATTCTCTCAACTCGATTGCGTTCCACCCTGTGCACGGGACATTTGCCACTGCCGGCTCGGATGGAACGTTCAACTTCTGGGACAAGGACGCACGGCACAGACTAAAGGGCTATCCGCCGCTGGGTGCTACTATTCCGGTTGTCGGGTTCAACCGCACAGGAACGATCTTTGCGTACGCCTTGAGCTACGACTGGAGCAAGGGCCACGAGTTTAACCGGCCTGACTACCCTAACGTGGTGAGACTGCACCCTTGcaaggaggaagaggtCAAACAGCGGCCAAAAAGAAAGTAA
- a CDS encoding APN2 Class II abasic (AP) endonuclease involved in repair of DNA damage, with amino-acid sequence MPGDDRIPPKLTPTTLRLVTFNVNGIKTLKNYFPWTLVSNYSQMLNMMNIDVITFQELKVQRPDVDLSIADVDGYRSFISVPISKKGYSGVGVYVRKPRDDEPEILKKCLTVVRVEEGITGILPHQKKHVSFKEAYSDPVLQPTCIGGYPDHKNMYDKFRKLDSEGRCVIIELNFNIVVISVYCPANSLGTDEGEEFRLLFLRCLFERARNLRAMGKKVVVMGDINVCVDLIDSDDTIKQGFKERRLVKAQDYSDFETLNADQVLAFKHSAPHRELVNQYVKDTTGMRPDGDSHVLHDVVREKQGRRLKMYTVWSTFKSNRPLNVGSRIDLILASSQLAPLVSQADIWPFLHGSDHCPVHVDFELADLEFSPEEDRSAEYAAKSNWFEAKNFYGLHTKGSIDKFFRKREPKRQEKVDSERDDADGGSDSATPGYSSRKRARKDRPDQLSISDFFFRSDSSPPPAEDDRAKSKISVRDFTELLGQSGASAPQCRHGEPCALRTVKTEKNKGKKFWCCPRATRSVSWLPESAEQTEADAIDEYNCGFFKWASK; translated from the coding sequence ATGCCAGGAGATGACCGAATACCGCCGAAACTCACGCCGACGACGCTGCGCCTTGTCACCTTCAACGTCAATGGCATCAAGACGCTCAAAAACTACTTTCCCTGGACGCTGGTGTCAAACTACTCCCAGATGCTCAACATGATGAACATAGACGTGATCACCTtccaggagctcaaggtGCAGAGGCCGGACGTCGATCTGAGTATCGCCGATGTTGACGGCTATCGTAGCTTTATCAGCGTGCCCATATCCAAGAAGGGGTACTCTGGAGTGGGTGTTTATGTGCGAAAGCCTCGTGACGACGAGCCCGAGATCCTCAAAAAGTGTCTCACCGTGGTGCGTGTCGAGGAGGGCATCACAGGAATACTGCCGCACCAGAAAAAACACGTTTCATTCAAAGAGGCGTACAGCGACCCTGTTCTTCAACCCACGTGCATTGGTGGCTATCCAGACCACAAAAACATGTACGACAAGTTCCGCAAGCTCGACAGCGAGGGCAGATGTGTGATTATCGAGCTCAACTTCAACATCGTCGTAATCAGCGTCTACTGTCCGGCCAACAGTCTCGGCACGGACGAGGGCGAAGAGTTCCGGTTGCTGTTTTTGCGGTGTCTGTTTGAACGGGCGCGCAATTTACGTGCTATGGGCAAGAAAGTGGTCGTAATGGGCGACATCAACGTGTGCGTCGATCTCATCGACAGCGACGATACCATCAAGCAGGGCTTCAAAGAGCGTCGACTGGTGAAGGCCCAAGACTACAGCGACTTTGAGACGCTCAACGCGGACCAGGTGCTGGCTTTCAAGCACTCTGCTCCCCATCGCGAGCTGGTGAACCAGTACGTTAAGGACACCACAGGAATGCGGCCAGACGGCGACTCACACGTTCTGCACGACGTCGTGCGCGAGAAACAGGGCCGCCGGCTCAAGATGTACACGGTCTGGAGCACGTTCAAGAGCAACCGGCCGCTCAACGTTGGGTCCCGCATCGATCTCATCCTTGCTTCGTCGCAGCTCGCGCCCCTGGTCAGCCAGGCAGACATCTGGCCGTTTCTGCACGGGTCCGATCATTGTCCGGTTCACGTCGACTTTGAACTGGCAGATCTCGAGTTTTcaccagaagaagaccgcTCGGCCGAGTACGCAGCCAAGTCGAACTGGTTTGAGGCCAAAAACTTTTACGGACTGCATACTAAAGGTAGTATCGATAAGTTCTTCCGCAAAAGGGAGCCAAAACGTCAGGAGAAAGTAGACAGTGAACGGGACGACGCAGATGGCGGCAGTGATAGTGCAACGCCCGGCTATAGCTCTCGCAAAAGAGCACGCAAAGATCGTCCAGACCAGCTCTCTATCTCGGACTTTTTCTTCAGGTCTGACTCGTCTCCACCGCCTGCCGAAGACGACAGAGCAAAATCGAAAATTTCCGTTCGCGATTTCACCGAGTTGCTCGGCCAGTCGGGCGCGTCCGCCCCACAGTGCCGCCATGGCGAGCCGTGCGCGCTGCGAACGGTCAAGACGGAGAAAAATAAGGGGAAAAAGTTCTGGTGCTGTCCACGCGCAACACGCAGCGTGTCGTGGTTGCCCGAGTCTGCAGAGCAGACGGAGGCAGACGCTATAGATGAGTACAACTGTGGTTTCTTCAAATGGGCAAGCAAGTGA
- a CDS encoding Phospholipid-transporting ATPase DNF1 — MSAKVDKKHWWQWRYGRKYELRSEQRRIFVNLPLPEDMVDPDTQLPRTKYPRNKIRTTKYTPLSFLPKNIFFQFTNIANSYFLFIIILGAFQIFGVQNPGMQAVPLIVIVVLTAIKDAFEDYRRGASDMELNNSRIHLLMGMHNPNVAVDHVGPWRRFKKACTRATNSIFYLISGQSKKRARMNALLTSDLERVVTVGSSVPNTPRQSISTSRSRRAKLSPFHPNTVSNPNITPTMTHRFQNNFWKNISVGDIIRVRNNEEVPADGILLSTSDEFGECYIETKNLDGETNLKTKHSLLCGVGLKHAADFERVQMVVETEPPNTNLYKFRGVVKYTAYESETDTHGHQAQEPVTYDNVLLRGSTLRNTKWALCCVVATGNDTKIMLNSGITPTKKSKMSSQLNLSVIINFIVLFVLCFVSGLINGLFYDKRNTSFDYFEYKPMAGWSSAANGVVAFFVAIILYQTLVPISLYISIEIIKTVQAYFIYADVRMYYPRLDFPCTPKSWNISDDLGQIEYIFSDKTGTLTQNVMEFKKCTIGGKSYGLAYTEAQQGMDKRAGVNVVEEIEKMRKIITQDRKDMITQLEKIGNDQFDAERLTFVSSEFLKDVGPFADKSRKRANENFMLVLALCHTVITEKGEDGYLEFKAESPDEAALVAVARDLGIVFRDRTRKGPIVTMYNSNQPLEYELLEVIPFNSTRKRMSVVLRTPEGRIMLYSKGADNVIYERLDPKADQEMLSKTAIHLSEYAQEGLRTLCIAEKEISEKDFNEWHSKYKEASVSIEADREERMEALADELEKGLTLLGGTAIEDRLQDGVPDSISTLSKAGIKLWVLTGDKVETAINIGFSCNLLDNDMELLVIKASEGGSEKEGASALVPRYLSEKFGMEGTKKDLALARKDHSPPSGDYAIIVDGASLEEILEDPDLKLKFLLLCKQCRSVLCCRVSPAQKAQVVLMVKNTLKVMALAIGDGANDVAMIQAANVGVGIAGEEGRQAVMSSDYAIGQFRFLVRLLIVHGRWSYKRLGEMITCFFYKNVNFVMALFWYGIFNNFDGSYLYEYTYLMFFNLAFTSLPVIFLGILDQDVPAHVSLLNPELYRTGILGTEWSPFRFLYYMADGLFQSFIAFFFPWFLFRSAAFVNQEGLNVDHRFWVGVFCAHISVAACDLYVLLMQKRWDWLSVLIVGLSILFIFFWTGIWTSSLASQEFYKAASNCYGTVAFWCTFFVGVLLSVLPRLTYEIFNRLYRPKDIDIIRERVAMGAYKSYSEDYDPTDVTTNKPSSESASGTSQSDDILTDEKKEIEADESLATRPRRNTIKKMIGKLTPGYKSPLETLRQSMVVSGQASHRSSSQMIRTSHELAGITSPETLMRLHTRNSQLSR; from the coding sequence ATGAGTGCCAAAGTGGACAAAAAACACTGGTGGCAATGGCGATACGGCCGGAAGTACGAACTGCGCTCTGAGCAACGACGTATCTTCGTCAACCTTCCGCTTCCGGAAGACATGGTTGATCCCGATACTCAGCTTCCGAGGACAAAATACCCTAGAAACAAGATTCGGACCACCAAGTACACGCCGCTGTCGTTCCTTCCGAAGAACatctttttccagtttACCAACATCGCCAACTCCTACTTCCTGTTTATTATCATTTTGGGAGCTTTCCAGATATTTGGAGTGCAAAATCCCGGGATGCAGGCTGTGCCGCTCATTGTGATTGTCGTTCTGACGGCCATCAAGGACGCGTTTGAGGACTACAGAAGAGGTGCGTCCGACatggagctcaacaactCGCGGATCCATTTGCTAATGGGGATGCACAACCCGAACGTTGCTGTGGACCATGTTGGGCCTTGGCGACGGTTCAAAAAAGCGTGCACAAGAGCAACCAACTCCATTTTTTACCTGATATCGGGCCAGTCCAAGAAGCGTGCACGGATGAATGCCCTCTTGACGAGCGATCTAGAACGCGTGGTCACCGTCGGCTCGTCGGTGCCAAATACCCCCAGACAGTCAATATCCACTTCCAGGTCGAGGCGGGCCAAACTATCCCCGTTTCATCCCAATACCGTGTCGAACCCCAACATCACTCCAACCATGACGCACAGGTTCCAAAacaatttctggaaaaacatCTCTGTCGGCGATATCATTAGAGTGAGAAACAACGAAGAAGTGCCTGCGGACGGCATTTTGCTATCTACAAGTGATGAGTTTGGAGAGTGCTACATCGAAACAAAGAACTTGGACGGAGAAACCAACCTCAAGACTAAACACTCTCTGCTCTGCGGTGTCGGCCTAAAACACGCTGCCGATTTCGAAAGAGTGCAGATGGTGGTCGAAACAGAGCCTCCCAACACTAACTTGTACAAATTCAGGGGAGTGGTCAAATACACGGCGTACGAGTCGGAAACGGATACCCATGGACACCAGGCCCAGGAGCCAGTGACTTACGATAACGTTCTTTTACGAGGATCTACCCTGAGAAATACAAAATGGGCTCTGTGCTGCGTGGTTGCCACCGGAAATGACACCAAAATTATGCTCAACTCGGGCATCACGCCCACCAAGAAGTCCAAAATGTCCAGCCAGTTGAACCTGTCTGTGATCATCAACTTCATTGTGCTATTTGTCCTGTgttttgtttctggtttgATCAATGGACTGTTTTACGACAAAAGAAATACTTCGTTTGATTATTTTGAGTACAAGCCGATGGCCGGCTGGAGCTCTGCAGCCAACGGCGTGGTCGCCTTTTTTGTCGCCATCATCTTATACCAGACGCTGGTTCCTATTTCCCTCTACATTTCCATCGAGATCATCAAGACCGTACAGGCTTACTTCATCTACGCAGACGTCAGAATGTACTATCCGCGCCTGGACTTTCCCTGCACCCCGAAATCGTGGAACATATCCGACGATCTCGGCCAGATAGAGTACATTTTCAGTGACAAGACCGGTACTCTGACCCAGAACGTGATggagttcaaaaaatgcACCATCGGGGGCAAGTCGTACGGTCTGGCGTACACGGAAGCCCAGCAGGGGATGGACAAGCGTGCGGGTGTGAATGTAGTGGAGGAAATTGAGAAGATGCGCAAGATTATCACCCAGGATCGAAAAGACATGATTACgcagctggaaaaaattggTAACGACCAGTTCGACGCCGAAAGACTCACTTTCGTCTCTAGCGAGTTTCTCAAGGACGTCGGTCCGTTTGCCGACAAGTCGCGCAAGAGAGCAAACGAGAATTTCATGCTTGTTCTCGCGTTGTGTCATACGGTGATCACCGAAAAGGGTGAGGACGGGTACCTGGAGTTCAAGGCTGAGTCTCCTGACGAGGCTGCGTTGGTGGCTGTTGCCAGAGACTTGGGCATTGTTTTCCGGGACCGTACCAGGAAGGGTCCTATTGTGACGATGTACAATTCGAACCAGCCGTTGGAATACGAGCTTTTAGAGGTCATTCCGTTCAATTCcaccagaaaaagaatGTCGGTGGTTTTGCGCACTCCAGAAGGCCGTATCATGCTTTATTCCAAGGGTGCTGATAACGTCATCTATGAGAGACTGGATCCAAAGGCCGATCAGGAAATGCTCAGCAAAACAGCCATACATTTGAGCGAGTATGCACAAGAAGGTCTAAGAACGCTGTGTATTGCGGAAAAAGAGATCAGCGAAAAGGACTTCAACGAATGGCATTCAAAATACAAAGAGGCCAGTGTGTCGATCGAAGCTGATAGAGAAGAGCGGATGGAGGCCCTTGcggacgagctcgagaagGGGCTCACTCTGCTGGGAGGAACGGCCATCGAAGACCGTTTGCAAGACGGTGTGCCGGACTCGATCTCGACACTCTCGAAGGCAGGAATCAAGCTGTGGGTGCTCACTGGTGACAAGGTGGAGACGGCAATTAATATCGGATTCTCGTGCAacttgctggacaacgacatggagctgctggtcaTCAAGGCCAGCGAGGGAGGATCCGAGAAGGAAGGAGCATCGGCGTTGGTGCCACGTTATTTGTCGGAGAAATTTGGCATGGAGGGCACGAAGAAAGATCTTGCGCTTGCCAGAAAAGACCATTCTCCTCCTAGTGGCGACTACGCGATCATAGTTGACGGTGCCTCGTTGGAGGAAATTCTGGAAGATCCCGATTTAAAGCTAAagtttcttcttctctgCAAACAATGCCGTTCTGTTCTCTGTTGCAGAGTGTCTCCTGCTCAGAAAGCGCAGGTTGTCCTGATGGTCAAGAATACGCTGAAAGTGATGGCTCTGGCGATTGGTGACGGGGCCAACGACGTGGCCATGATCCAGGCCGCGAACGTTGGAGTCGGCATCGCCGGAGAGGAGGGTCGTCAGGCCGTCATGTCCAGCGACTACGCCATTGGCCAGTTCCGGTTCCTCGTCAGACTACTGATTGTGCACGGACGCTGGTCTTACAAGAGACTCGGAGAAATGATCACATGCTTTTTCTATAAGAACGTCAACTTCGTGATGGCTCTCTTCTGGTACGGCATCTTCAACAACTTCGATGGCTCGTACCTGTACGAGTACACGTATCTGATGTTTTTCAACCTGGCATTCACGTCTCTTCCCGTCATTTTCCTGGGAATTTTGGACCAGGACGTTCCTGCGCATGTGTCGCTGCTGAATCCGGAATTGTATCGTACGGGGATCCTTGGAACAGAGTGGTCGCCGTTCCGGTTCCTGTATTACATGGCGGACGGTCTTTTCCAGTCGTTTATCGCCTTCTTCTTCCCTTGGTTTCTGTTCCGCTCCGCCGCTTTCGTCAACCAGGAAGGACTGAACGTTGACCATCGATTCTGGGTGGGTGTTTTCTGCGCGCACATTTCTGTGGCCGCGTGCGACCTGTACGTGCTGCTTATGCAAAAACGATGGGATTGGCTGTCTGTGCTGATCGTGGGCCTTTCGATTCTGTtcatctttttctggaCAGGAATCTGGACCTCGTCGCTTGCCTCGCAGGAGTTCTACAAAGCTGCCTCCAATTGCTATGGCACGGTGGCCTTCTGGTGCACGTTCTTTGTCGGCGTCCTGTTGTCAGTGCTGCCGCGTCTCACCTACGAGATATTCAATAGACTCTACAGACCAAAGGACATAGACATCATCAGAGAACGCGTGGCCATGGGCGCCTACAAAAGCTACTCGGAAGACTACGACCCAACAGACGTCACGACGAACAAGCCGTCGTCGGAATCGGCCTCTGGCACGTCTCAGTCCGACGACATACTCACCGacgaaaagaaggagatcgaggcAGACGAGTCGTTGGCCACGCggccaagaagaaacaCGATCAAAAAGATGATCGGTAAGCTCACGCCGGGCTACAAGTCGCCGCTCGAAACTCTTAGACAGAGCATGGTCGTGTCGGGCCAGGCGTCGCACAGATCGTCGTCACAGATGATCCGCACCAGCCACGAGCTTGCGGGTATCACGTCCCCAGAGACTCTCATGAGACTGCACACGAGAAACAGTCAGCTCTCCAGATAA
- a CDS encoding Nascent polypeptide-associated complex subunit alpha — protein sequence MASEKIEEIVEEQIPDGAEVHVLSKNEKKARQMILKLGLKQVKGITRVTFRKKGNFILAIDNPEVYRSVAGSYVVFGEAKVEDLNKRYAEAAAAQEAAQQAAAAVKEGDAPKDPESITADLQAASLADKSAPAEDDDEEVDETGLDSGDIEIIVEQTNVSRAKAVKALKEHNGDMVNAIMSLTS from the coding sequence ATGGCATCtgagaaaattgaggaaATCGTCGAAGAACAAATCCCAGACGGAGCTGAGGTCCACGTCCTGTccaagaacgagaaaaaggCCAGACAAATGATCCTGAAGCTGGGTCTGAAGCAGGTCAAGGGCATCACCAGAGTCACCTTCAGAAAGAAGGGCAACTTTATTCTGGCCATTGACAACCCAGAAGTGTACAGATCCGTCGCCGGCTCGTACGTCGTGTTCGGAGAGGCCAAGGTTGAGGACCTGAACAAGAGATACGCcgaggctgctgctgctcaggAGGCTGCCCAACAGGCCGCTGCTGCCGTTAAGGAAGGAGACGCTCCAAAGGACCCAGAGTCCATCACCGCAGACCTGCAGGCTGCCTCATTGGCCGACAAGTCTGCTCCTGcggaggacgacgacgaggaagtCGACGAGACCGGTCTGGACTCGGGCGATATCGAGATCATTGTTGAGCAAACCAACGTTTCCAGAGCCAAGGCTGTGAAGGCCCTGAAAGAGCACAACGGAGACATGGTCAATGCCATTATGTCTCTTACTTCTTAA
- a CDS encoding ALG3, RHK1 mannosyltransferase, translated as MADTNADIQPETQPELNLENVLGDIKFGLLSLFNNPEFSAPIAVLLTVAESLLLKAVIHFVPYTEIDYSTYMQQIDQIEAGELDYAKISGDTGPIVYPGGHVYIYSWMKWFTNGMDNVYVGQQIFRYLYLATFVLTLVAYFQTNVRFKPYVLYFLCLSKRLHSIYVLRLFNDCFATFLMVATIVVLQQAAVWRRKKSPLGAVLTFFSAQLFSSAVSVKMNALLYLPGYLVVVYMILGENLLHTLAVIGFGCAVQAGINWNFLVASESTRAHFLQNAFDFSRAFLYRWTVNWKFVPEPIFRSREFHTSLLFAHTAALTFFAVYKWTNKSVTGKPSTKFIRDALIFYKNTIGPENVILSPESGRYIFWVMATSNLIGVLFARSLHYQFLAWYMYSLPMLLQLGGLPWYAQTALVVVHEWCWNVYPSTAASSATLVAVLATVVLSQLRCGFGKPKQE; from the coding sequence ATGGCAGATACAAATGCGGATATCCAGCCCGAAACGCAACCGGAGCTCAACTTAGAAAATGTCCTGGGTGACATCAAATTTGGATTGTTGTCGCTGTTCAACAACCCTGAATTTTCCGCGCCAATTGCCGTCCTTCTGACCGTCGCAGAGTCGCTTCTCCTCAAGGCCGTGATCCATTTTGTCCCCTACACCGAGATTGACTACAGCACGTACATGCAACAGATCGACCAAATTGAGGCCGGAGAGCTTGACTACGCCAAAATCAGCGGCGACACAGGCCCAATTGTGTATCCCGGCGGACATGTCTACATATACTCGTGGATGAAGTGGTTCACCAACGGGATGGACAACGTGTACGTTGGCCAGCAGATATTCAGGTATCTATATCTGGCGACATTTGTGCTGACGCTGGTTGCGTATTTCCAGACAAATGTGCGGTTCAAGCCGTACGTGCTCTATTTTCTGTGTCTATCCAAAAGGTTGCACTCGATTTACGTGCTGCGGCTGTTCAACGACTGCTTTGCCACGTTtctgatggtggccacgaTCGTGGTTCTGCAGCAGGCGGCAGTTTGGCGGCGCAAGAAGAGCCCTCTAGGCGCGGTGCTCACCTTCTTCAGTGCACAGCTGTTCAGCTCCGCCGTCAGCGTCAAAATGAACGCTCTGCTGTATCTGCCGGGCTACTTGGTGGTGGTGTACATGATCCTGGGCGAAAACCTGCTGCACACGCTCGCCGTGATCGGTTTCGGGTGTGCAGTGCAGGCAGGCATCAACTGGAATTTCCTGGTCGCCTCGGAGTCCACAAGAGCACATTTCCTGCAGAACGCTTTCGACTTCAGCCGTGCTTTCCTGTATCGCTGGACGGTCAACTGGAAGTTTGTGCCGGAGCCCATTTTCCGCAGCCGCGAGTTCCACACGTCGCTGCTGTTTGCGCACACGGCCGCATTGACGTTTTTCGCGGTGTACAAATGGACCAATAAATCTGTCACGGGAAAACCATCCACCAAATTTATCAGAGACGCACTGATTTTTTACAAAAACACCATTGGCCCCGAAAACGTGATACTGTCCCCAGAAAGCGGCAGATACATTTTCTGGGTGATGGCGACGTCGAACCTGATCGGCGTCCTGTTCGCGCGCTCGCTGCACTACCAGTTCTTGGCCTGGTATATGTACTCGCTGCCaatgctgctgcagctgggCGGGCTGCCGTGGTACGCACAGACGGCGCTCGTGGTGGTCCACGAGTGGTGCTGGAACGTGTATCCAAGCACAGCGGCCAGCTCGGCTACCCTGGTGGCAGTGCTTGCGACAGTCGTTTTGTCGCAGCTCCGGTGTGGCTTCGGCAAACCAAAACAGGAATAA
- a CDS encoding putative secreted protein, which produces MIFNRAAFYAMILAVAYAAPIAEAEAEPLPEANALPGWGWHRVNRNEVIFKREASPDAEAEAGWGWHRVSRNEVIFKREAESS; this is translated from the coding sequence ATGATCTTCAACCGCGCTGCTTTCTATGCTATGATTCTTGCTGTTGCCTACGCTGCTCCTATCGCAGAAGCCGAGGCTGAGCCACTGCCTGAGGCCAACGCTTTGCCAGGCTGGGGTTGGCACAGAGTGAACAGAAACGAGGTGATTTTCAAGAGAGAGGCGTCGCCAGACGCTGAGGCCGAAGCTGGTTGGGGCTGGCACAGAGTGTCTCGCAATGAGGTGATCTTTAAGAGAGAAGCCGAGTCCAGCTGA
- a CDS encoding Transcriptional activator FLO8, with protein sequence MSQNATPQATEGHMSMNDQQSNSSSGTNNTQHPSSSSVSSVPTVSDSTAVNSRELLNAYVYDFILKSGFTATASAFFKEANIPVIHSEKRPTNSPSSSATGTSDLPASFMTMDAPQGFLYEWWQIFWDVFNARTQRGGTTNATQ encoded by the coding sequence ATGAGCCAGAACGCTACTCCCCAGGCAACAGAAGGCCATATGTCTATGAACGATCAGCAGAGCAATTCTTCGTCGGGAACAAACAACACACAGCATccgtcctcatcgtcggTATCGTCTGTGCCCACTGTGTCGGACTCGACGGCCGTCAACTCCAGGGAGTTGCTCAACGCCTACGTCTACGACTTCATCCTCAAGTCTGGATTCACAGCGACGGCAAGCGCGTTTTTTAAAGAGGCCAACATCCCGGTGATCCACAGCGAGAAGAGGCCGACAAACTCGCCATCCAGCTCCGCCACGGGCACCTCCGACCTGCCTGCGTCGTTCATGACCATGGACGCCCCGCAAGGCTTTCTGTACGAGTGGTGGCAGATCTTCTGGGACGTCTTCAACGCCCGCACCCAGCGCGGCGGAACCACGAACGCCACGCAGTAA